Proteins encoded in a region of the Cytobacillus pseudoceanisediminis genome:
- the rplD gene encoding 50S ribosomal protein L4 codes for MPKVALFNQSGSKVGDIELNDAIFGIEPNQHVLFEAIVMQRASLRQGTHKTKIRSEVAGGGRKPWRQKGTGRARQGSIRSPQWRGGGTVFGPVPRSYSYKLPKKVRRLAIKSALSSKVLEENILVLEGLAFETPKTKDFKGVLTGLSVDSKALIVTADLDENVALSARNIPGVTVVSASGITVLDVLNHDKLIMTKAAVEKVEEVLA; via the coding sequence ATGCCGAAAGTAGCATTGTTTAACCAAAGCGGATCTAAAGTTGGTGATATCGAACTTAATGATGCGATCTTTGGTATCGAGCCTAACCAGCACGTATTATTCGAAGCTATTGTTATGCAAAGAGCTTCTTTACGTCAAGGGACTCATAAAACTAAAATTCGTTCTGAAGTAGCGGGCGGAGGACGCAAGCCATGGCGCCAAAAAGGCACAGGCCGTGCACGTCAAGGTTCTATCCGTTCACCACAATGGCGCGGAGGCGGTACTGTATTTGGTCCTGTACCACGCAGCTACAGCTACAAACTACCTAAAAAGGTTCGCCGTCTGGCAATCAAATCTGCGTTATCTTCTAAAGTGTTAGAAGAAAACATCCTAGTATTAGAAGGCCTTGCTTTCGAAACTCCTAAAACAAAAGACTTCAAAGGTGTATTAACTGGTCTTTCTGTTGATTCAAAAGCACTTATCGTAACTGCTGACCTAGATGAGAACGTAGCATTATCTGCTCGCAACATCCCTGGTGTAACAGTTGTGTCTGCTTCTGGAATCACTGTTTTAGATGTTTTAAACCATGATAAGCTTATCATGACGAAAGCAGCGGTTGAAAAAGTAGAGGAGGTGCTTGCATAA
- the rplC gene encoding 50S ribosomal protein L3: MTKGILGRKIGMTQVFAENGDLIPVTVVEAAPNVVLQMKSVETDGYEAIQLGFEDKREKLSNKPEKGHVAKANTAPKRFVREFRGADLGQYEVGQEVKVDIFAEGETVDVTGISKGKGFQGAIKRHGQSRGPMAHGSRYHRRPGSMGPVAPNRVFKGKLLPGRMGGEQITVQNLEIVKVDAERNLLLIKGNVPGARKALVKIKSAVKA, from the coding sequence ATGACCAAAGGAATCTTAGGAAGAAAGATTGGTATGACTCAAGTATTTGCTGAAAACGGTGATCTTATCCCGGTAACAGTTGTTGAGGCAGCTCCAAACGTTGTTCTTCAAATGAAGTCAGTTGAAACTGATGGATATGAAGCGATCCAGCTTGGATTTGAAGATAAGCGCGAAAAGCTATCCAACAAACCTGAAAAAGGCCATGTTGCTAAAGCAAACACTGCTCCTAAGCGCTTCGTACGCGAATTCCGCGGAGCTGATTTAGGACAATATGAAGTTGGTCAAGAAGTCAAAGTTGATATATTCGCAGAAGGCGAAACTGTTGATGTAACAGGAATCTCAAAGGGTAAAGGTTTCCAGGGTGCCATCAAGCGCCACGGACAATCTCGCGGGCCTATGGCTCACGGTTCTCGTTACCACCGTCGCCCTGGTTCAATGGGTCCTGTAGCTCCAAACCGTGTATTTAAAGGTAAACTATTACCTGGACGTATGGGCGGAGAGCAAATCACTGTACAAAACCTTGAAATCGTTAAAGTTGATGCTGAGCGCAACTTGCTATTGATCAAAGGTAACGTACCTGGTGCTAGAAAAGCATTAGTAAAAATCAAAAGTGCGGTAAAAGCATAA
- the rpsJ gene encoding 30S ribosomal protein S10 — protein sequence MAKQKIRIRLKAYDHRILDQSAEKIVETAKRSGAAVSGPIPLPTEKSIYTILRAVHKYKDSREQFEMRTHKRLIDIVNPTPQTVDSLMRLDLPSGVDIEIKL from the coding sequence ATGGCAAAACAAAAAATTCGTATTCGTTTAAAAGCGTATGATCACAGAATTCTTGATCAATCAGCAGAAAAGATTGTTGAGACTGCAAAACGTTCTGGTGCGGCTGTTTCAGGTCCGATTCCATTACCAACTGAAAAGTCTATTTACACAATCCTTCGTGCGGTTCACAAGTACAAAGATTCTCGTGAGCAGTTCGAAATGCGTACGCATAAACGTCTAATCGACATCGTTAACCCAACACCACAAACGGTTGATTCTCTAATGCGTTTAGACTTACCGTCTGGTGTAGATATCGAAATCAAACTTTAA
- the tuf gene encoding elongation factor Tu: MAKAKFDRSKPHVNIGTIGHVDHGKTTLTAAITTVLSKKGGGEARGYDQIDAAPEERERGITISTAHVEYETENRHYAHVDCPGHADYVKNMITGAAQMDGGILVVSAADGPMPQTREHILLSRQVGVPFLVVFMNKCDMVDDEELLELVEMEVRDLLSEYEFPGDDIPVIKGSALKALEGEAEWEAKIEELMAAVDEYIPTPTRDTDKPFMMPVEDVFSITGRGTVATGRVERGQVKVGDVIEIIGLAEEPKSTTVTGVEMFRKLLDYAEAGDNIGALLRGVAREDIQRGQVLAKPGSITPHTKFKAEVYVLSKEEGGRHTPFFTNYRPQFYFRTTDVTGICNLPEGVEMVMPGDNIEMTVELIAPIAIEEGTKFSIREGGRTVGAGVVATIQE, from the coding sequence ATGGCAAAAGCTAAATTCGACCGTTCAAAACCCCATGTTAACATCGGTACAATCGGACACGTTGACCATGGTAAAACTACTTTAACTGCAGCTATCACAACTGTTCTTTCTAAAAAAGGCGGCGGTGAAGCACGCGGATACGATCAAATCGACGCAGCTCCAGAAGAGCGCGAGCGTGGAATCACAATCTCAACTGCACACGTTGAGTACGAAACTGAAAACCGTCACTATGCACACGTTGACTGCCCAGGTCACGCTGACTATGTTAAAAACATGATCACTGGTGCTGCTCAAATGGACGGCGGTATCCTAGTAGTATCTGCTGCTGACGGCCCAATGCCACAAACTCGTGAGCACATCCTTCTTTCTCGTCAGGTTGGTGTACCTTTCCTTGTTGTATTCATGAACAAGTGTGACATGGTTGACGATGAAGAACTACTTGAATTAGTAGAAATGGAAGTTCGTGACCTTCTTTCTGAGTACGAATTCCCTGGTGATGATATCCCAGTAATCAAAGGTTCTGCTCTTAAAGCTCTTGAAGGTGAAGCTGAGTGGGAAGCTAAAATCGAAGAGCTTATGGCTGCTGTTGATGAGTACATCCCAACTCCAACTCGTGACACTGACAAGCCATTCATGATGCCTGTTGAGGATGTATTCTCAATCACTGGCCGTGGTACTGTTGCTACAGGACGTGTTGAGCGTGGACAAGTTAAAGTCGGTGACGTTATTGAAATCATCGGTCTTGCTGAAGAGCCAAAATCAACTACTGTAACTGGTGTAGAAATGTTCCGTAAGCTTCTTGACTATGCTGAAGCTGGAGACAACATTGGTGCCCTTCTTCGTGGTGTAGCACGTGAAGATATCCAACGTGGACAAGTACTTGCTAAGCCAGGTTCTATCACTCCACACACTAAGTTCAAAGCTGAAGTATACGTTCTTTCAAAAGAAGAAGGTGGTCGTCACACTCCATTCTTCACAAACTACCGTCCTCAGTTCTACTTCCGTACAACTGATGTAACTGGTATCTGTAATCTTCCTGAAGGCGTAGAAATGGTTATGCCTGGAGATAACATCGAAATGACTGTAGAACTAATTGCTCCAATCGCTATCGAAGAAGGTACTAAGTTCTCTATCCGTGAGGGTGGACGTACTGTAGGCGCTGGCGTAGTTGCTACAATCCAAGAGTAA
- the fusA gene encoding elongation factor G yields MAREFSLENTRNIGIMAHIDAGKTTTTERVLYYTGRIHKIGETHEGASQMDWMEQEQERGITITSAATTAQWKGHRVNIIDTPGHVDFTVEVERSLRVLDGAVAVLDAQSGVEPQTETVWRQATTYGVPRVVFVNKMDKIGADFLYSLKTLHDRLQANAAAIQLPIGAEDQFEGIIDLITMKATFYGNDLGTDIEERDIPEEYMDQAEEYREKLIEAVAELDEELMEKYLGGEEITNEELKAAIRQGTVNVEFYPVICGSAFKNKGVQKMLDAVIDYLPSPLDVPAIKGTLPDSEEEVTRPSSDDAPFSALAFKVMTDPYVGKLTFFRVYSGTLNSGSYVQNSTKGKRERVGRILQMHANSREEISVVHAGDIAAAVGLKDTSTGDTLCDEKNLVILESMEFPEPVISLSIEPKSKADQDKMTTALQKLQEEDPTFRAHTDQETGQVIIAGMGELHLDILVDRMKREFKVEANVGAPQVAYRETFRSSAQVEGKFARQSGGRGQFGHVWIEFAPNEEGKGFEFENGIVGGVVPREYIPAVQAGLEDALERGVLAGFPLVDIKARLFDGSYHDVDSSEMAFKIAASMALKNAASKCNPVILEPVMKVEVVIPEEYMGDIMGDVTSRRGRVEGMEARGNAQVVRAMVPLSEMFGYATALRSNTQGRGTFSMHFDHYEEVPKSISEEIIKKIKVNN; encoded by the coding sequence ATGGCTAGAGAGTTCTCCTTAGAAAATACTCGCAATATCGGTATCATGGCTCACATTGATGCCGGTAAAACAACAACAACTGAGCGTGTACTTTACTACACTGGCCGTATCCACAAAATCGGTGAAACACACGAAGGTGCTTCACAGATGGACTGGATGGAGCAGGAGCAAGAGCGTGGAATCACAATCACTTCTGCTGCAACAACTGCACAGTGGAAAGGCCACCGCGTAAACATCATTGACACTCCTGGACACGTAGACTTCACAGTTGAAGTTGAGCGTTCACTTCGTGTTCTTGATGGTGCGGTTGCGGTACTTGATGCACAGTCAGGAGTTGAGCCTCAAACTGAAACAGTTTGGCGCCAGGCAACTACTTACGGAGTACCACGTGTGGTATTCGTAAACAAAATGGATAAAATCGGTGCTGACTTCTTATATTCATTGAAGACACTTCATGATCGTCTGCAAGCTAATGCGGCAGCTATCCAATTACCGATTGGTGCTGAAGACCAATTCGAAGGAATCATCGATCTTATCACAATGAAAGCTACGTTCTACGGTAATGACCTTGGTACTGATATCGAAGAGCGTGATATCCCAGAAGAATACATGGATCAAGCTGAAGAATACCGTGAAAAGCTAATTGAAGCGGTAGCTGAACTTGATGAAGAATTAATGGAGAAATACCTTGGCGGTGAGGAAATCACTAACGAAGAGCTAAAAGCAGCTATTCGTCAAGGTACAGTAAACGTTGAGTTCTATCCTGTAATCTGTGGTTCTGCTTTCAAAAATAAAGGTGTACAAAAAATGCTAGATGCAGTAATCGATTATCTTCCTTCTCCATTAGATGTACCAGCTATCAAAGGTACACTTCCAGATTCGGAAGAAGAGGTTACTCGTCCTTCTAGCGATGATGCACCTTTCTCAGCTCTTGCATTTAAAGTTATGACTGACCCTTATGTCGGTAAACTTACATTCTTCCGTGTTTACTCTGGAACATTGAACTCAGGTTCATATGTACAGAACTCTACTAAAGGGAAGCGCGAGCGTGTAGGTCGTATCCTGCAAATGCACGCTAACTCTCGTGAAGAGATCTCGGTAGTTCACGCTGGAGATATCGCAGCAGCTGTTGGTCTTAAAGATACTAGCACTGGAGATACACTATGTGATGAAAAGAATCTTGTTATTCTTGAGTCTATGGAGTTCCCAGAACCAGTTATCTCATTATCTATCGAGCCGAAATCCAAGGCTGACCAAGATAAGATGACTACTGCTCTGCAAAAACTTCAAGAAGAAGATCCTACATTCCGCGCGCATACTGACCAGGAAACTGGACAGGTTATTATCGCTGGTATGGGTGAGCTTCACCTTGATATTCTAGTTGACCGTATGAAGCGTGAATTTAAAGTGGAAGCAAACGTAGGTGCACCTCAGGTTGCATACCGCGAAACTTTCCGTTCTTCAGCTCAGGTTGAAGGTAAATTCGCCCGTCAATCCGGTGGACGCGGACAATTCGGTCATGTATGGATCGAATTTGCTCCAAATGAAGAAGGTAAAGGCTTCGAATTCGAAAATGGCATTGTCGGTGGTGTTGTTCCACGTGAATACATCCCTGCAGTTCAAGCTGGTCTTGAAGATGCTCTTGAAAGAGGAGTACTTGCTGGATTCCCATTAGTAGATATCAAAGCTAGACTATTTGATGGTTCTTACCATGATGTCGACTCTTCTGAAATGGCATTTAAAATTGCTGCCTCTATGGCACTTAAAAATGCAGCGTCAAAATGTAATCCTGTAATTCTTGAGCCGGTTATGAAAGTTGAAGTAGTAATCCCTGAAGAATACATGGGTGATATCATGGGTGATGTTACATCACGCCGTGGACGCGTTGAAGGTATGGAAGCTCGCGGTAATGCACAAGTAGTTCGTGCGATGGTTCCACTATCAGAAATGTTTGGTTACGCAACTGCATTGCGTTCTAATACGCAGGGCCGCGGTACATTCTCAATGCACTTCGATCACTACGAAGAAGTACCTAAATCAATTTCTGAAGAAATCATCAAAAAAATAAAGGTGAATAATTGA
- the rpsG gene encoding 30S ribosomal protein S7, with product MPRKGPVAKRDVLPDPIYNSKLVSRLINKMMIDGKRGKSQAILYSAFDIISERTGKEPMEVFDQALKNIMPVLEVRARRVGGANYQVPVEVRPDRRTTLGLRWLVNYARLRGEKTMEERLANEILDAANNTGASVKKREDTHKMAEANKAFAHYRW from the coding sequence ATGCCACGTAAAGGTCCTGTAGCAAAAAGAGACGTATTGCCGGATCCGATTTACAACTCAAAGCTAGTTAGCCGTCTGATCAACAAAATGATGATCGATGGTAAGAGAGGTAAATCTCAAGCTATTCTTTACTCTGCGTTCGATATCATCAGCGAGCGCACTGGCAAAGAGCCAATGGAAGTTTTCGATCAGGCACTTAAAAACATCATGCCTGTACTTGAAGTAAGAGCACGCCGTGTAGGTGGAGCTAACTACCAAGTACCAGTTGAGGTGCGTCCTGACCGCCGTACTACTCTTGGTCTTCGCTGGTTAGTAAACTATGCGCGTCTTCGCGGTGAAAAGACTATGGAAGAGCGTTTAGCTAACGAAATCCTAGATGCAGCTAACAACACTGGTGCATCTGTTAAGAAGCGTGAAGATACACACAAAATGGCAGAAGCGAACAAAGCGTTTGCTCACTACCGCTGGTAA
- the rpsL gene encoding 30S ribosomal protein S12 encodes MPTINQLVRKPRQTKSEKSNSPALNKGYNSFKKAQTNVASPQKRGVCTRVGTMTPKKPNSALRKYARVRLTNGIEVNAYIPGIGHNLQEHSVVLIRGGRVKDLPGVRYHIVRGALDTAGVNNRMQGRSKYGAKRPKAAKK; translated from the coding sequence ATGCCTACTATTAACCAATTAGTGCGCAAGCCTCGTCAAACTAAGTCAGAGAAGTCAAATTCACCAGCTCTTAACAAAGGCTACAACAGCTTCAAGAAAGCTCAAACAAACGTAGCTTCACCTCAAAAGCGTGGTGTTTGTACTCGTGTTGGTACAATGACTCCAAAGAAACCGAACTCTGCATTACGTAAATATGCTCGTGTTCGTTTAACAAACGGTATCGAGGTTAATGCTTACATTCCTGGTATCGGACACAACCTTCAAGAGCACAGTGTTGTTCTTATCCGTGGAGGACGTGTAAAAGACTTACCGGGTGTACGTTACCACATCGTGCGCGGCGCTTTAGATACTGCTGGTGTTAACAACCGTATGCAAGGCCGTTCTAAATACGGTGCTAAGCGTCCAAAAGCAGCTAAAAAATAA
- a CDS encoding 50S ribosomal protein L7ae-like protein translates to MSYDKVLQAKSFIVGTKQTVKALKLGTIDEVVVASDADPRVTAKVVSTANEMNVPIVYVDSMKKLGKACGIEVGAAAVAISF, encoded by the coding sequence ATGTCTTATGATAAAGTATTGCAGGCTAAAAGTTTTATTGTAGGAACAAAGCAAACAGTCAAAGCTCTCAAACTGGGAACAATTGATGAAGTCGTAGTCGCCAGTGATGCTGATCCTAGGGTTACAGCTAAAGTGGTTAGTACAGCGAATGAGATGAACGTTCCGATTGTGTATGTTGATTCGATGAAAAAGCTCGGTAAAGCATGCGGAATCGAAGTTGGGGCAGCAGCTGTTGCCATATCTTTTTAA
- the rpoC gene encoding DNA-directed RNA polymerase subunit beta': MLDVNNFEYMKIGLASPDKIRSWSHGEVKKPETINYRTLKPEKDGLFCERIFGPTKDWECHCGKYKRVRYKGVVCDRCGVEVTRAKVRRERMGHIELAAPVSHIWYFKGIPSRMGLVLDMSPRALEEVIYFASYVVTDPGDTALEKKQLLSEKEYRAYREKYGNKFQASMGAESIKKLLSDIDLNKEVDTLKEELKTAQGQRRTRAIKRLEVLEAFRGSGNEPSWMILDVLPVIPPELRPMVQLDGGRFATSDLNDLYRRVINRNNRLKRLLDLGAPSIIVQNEKRMLQEAVDALIDNGRRGRPVTGPGNRPLKSLSHMLKGKQGRFRQNLLGKRVDYSGRSVIVVGPNLKMYQCGLPKEMALELFKPFVMKELVEKGLAHNIKSAKRKIERVQPEVWDVLESVIKEHPVLLNRAPTLHRLGIQAFEPTLVEGRAIRLHPLVCTAYNADFDGDQMAVHVPLSAEAQAEARLLMLAAQNILNPKDGKPVVTPSQDMVLGNYYLTLERAGAVGEGMIFNDTSEALLAYQNGYVHLHTRVAVHAGSLNNQTFTEEQNKKLLLTTVGKLVFNEILPETFPYINEPTKENLEIETPEKYFVEPATDVAAVIKEMPLVDPFKKKILGNIIAEVFKRFKITETSKMLDRMKNLGFRYSTKAGITVGVADIVVLGEKQEIIHEAQSKVDNVMKQFRRGLITEDERYDRVISIWSAAKDNIQAKLMKSLDKSNPIFMMSDSGARGNASNFTQLAGMRGLMANPAGRIIELPIKSSFREGLTVLEYFISTHGARKGLADTALKTADSGYLTRRLVDVAQDVIVRDDDCGTDRGLLIASLKDGTEVIEALEERLIGRYARRNIKHPETNEVIVAENGLITEDIAVEIVSAGIEKVWIRSAFTCNTRHGVCKKCYGRNLATGQEVEVGEAVGIIAAQSIGEPGTQLTMRTFHTGGVAGDDITQGLPRIQEIFEARNPKGQAVISEIDGVVVGINEGRDRQHEIVVQGEVESKTYTAPYTARLKVAVNDEVVRGQELTEGSIDPKELIKVKDVTAVQEYLLREVQKVYRMQGVEIGDKHIEVMVRQMLRKVRVIDAAETDVLPGTLLDIHQFTDANEKALLAGKMPATGRPVLLGITKASLETDSFLSAASFQETTRVLTDAAIKGKRDELLGLKENVIIGKLVPAGTGMQRYRRAEPYTNEETAENTVTVE; encoded by the coding sequence TTGCTAGATGTAAATAATTTCGAGTATATGAAAATAGGTCTTGCTTCACCGGATAAGATACGTTCTTGGTCACATGGTGAGGTTAAGAAGCCTGAAACGATCAACTATCGTACATTAAAACCAGAAAAAGACGGTTTATTCTGCGAACGCATTTTCGGACCGACAAAAGACTGGGAATGTCACTGCGGAAAGTATAAGCGTGTTCGATACAAAGGCGTTGTCTGTGATCGATGCGGCGTTGAAGTAACACGTGCAAAAGTGCGCCGTGAAAGAATGGGCCACATTGAACTTGCAGCCCCTGTATCCCACATTTGGTACTTCAAAGGCATCCCAAGCCGTATGGGTCTTGTGCTGGACATGTCTCCGCGTGCACTTGAGGAAGTTATTTACTTCGCTTCTTATGTTGTAACGGATCCTGGCGATACGGCTCTTGAAAAGAAGCAGCTGCTTTCCGAAAAAGAATACCGTGCATACCGTGAAAAGTATGGAAACAAGTTCCAGGCATCCATGGGTGCTGAATCCATTAAGAAACTTCTTTCTGACATAGACCTCAACAAAGAAGTAGATACCCTTAAAGAGGAACTGAAAACTGCCCAGGGCCAGCGACGCACTCGTGCTATCAAGCGCCTGGAAGTTCTTGAAGCTTTCCGTGGCTCCGGAAATGAACCATCCTGGATGATTCTTGACGTTCTTCCGGTTATTCCTCCGGAACTTCGTCCGATGGTACAGCTGGATGGCGGACGTTTTGCCACTTCCGACTTAAATGATCTGTACCGCCGTGTAATCAACCGCAACAACCGCCTAAAGCGTCTATTGGACCTTGGTGCTCCAAGCATTATTGTTCAAAACGAAAAGCGCATGCTTCAGGAAGCAGTAGATGCGCTAATCGATAACGGCCGCCGCGGAAGACCGGTAACAGGACCAGGAAACCGTCCGTTAAAATCCCTGTCGCATATGCTTAAAGGGAAGCAGGGACGTTTCCGCCAAAACTTGCTTGGTAAGCGTGTTGACTATTCTGGACGATCGGTTATCGTCGTAGGACCAAACTTAAAAATGTACCAGTGCGGACTTCCGAAAGAAATGGCATTGGAATTATTCAAGCCATTCGTTATGAAGGAATTGGTGGAAAAAGGCTTAGCCCACAACATCAAGTCTGCAAAACGCAAGATCGAAAGAGTGCAGCCGGAAGTTTGGGATGTTCTTGAAAGTGTCATTAAAGAGCACCCTGTATTGCTTAACCGTGCCCCAACTCTTCACAGACTGGGCATTCAGGCATTTGAACCGACATTGGTGGAAGGACGCGCTATTCGTCTTCATCCGCTTGTGTGTACTGCATACAACGCAGACTTTGACGGTGACCAAATGGCTGTTCACGTGCCGCTTTCAGCAGAAGCACAGGCAGAAGCCCGCCTGCTGATGCTTGCAGCACAGAACATCCTGAACCCGAAAGACGGTAAGCCAGTTGTTACTCCTTCACAGGATATGGTATTAGGTAACTATTACTTGACACTTGAAAGAGCCGGCGCTGTCGGAGAAGGCATGATCTTCAATGATACAAGTGAAGCACTGCTTGCCTATCAGAACGGCTATGTTCATTTGCATACAAGAGTAGCTGTCCATGCTGGATCCTTGAATAACCAGACATTCACCGAAGAACAAAATAAAAAGCTTTTATTAACTACGGTTGGTAAGCTTGTTTTCAACGAGATTCTGCCTGAGACATTCCCATACATCAACGAGCCTACAAAAGAAAACCTTGAGATTGAAACTCCTGAGAAATACTTTGTAGAGCCTGCTACTGATGTAGCTGCTGTTATCAAGGAAATGCCTCTAGTAGATCCGTTTAAGAAAAAGATCCTTGGAAACATCATTGCGGAAGTCTTCAAACGCTTTAAAATCACTGAAACGTCTAAAATGCTTGACCGCATGAAAAATCTTGGATTCAGATACTCCACAAAAGCCGGCATCACGGTTGGTGTAGCTGACATCGTGGTATTGGGCGAGAAGCAGGAAATTATCCACGAAGCACAAAGCAAGGTTGATAATGTCATGAAACAGTTCAGACGCGGTCTTATTACCGAAGATGAGCGTTATGATCGTGTTATTTCAATCTGGAGTGCAGCGAAGGATAATATCCAGGCAAAATTGATGAAGTCATTGGATAAATCCAACCCAATCTTCATGATGAGTGACTCCGGTGCCCGTGGTAACGCATCCAACTTCACTCAGTTAGCTGGTATGCGCGGACTCATGGCCAACCCGGCTGGACGTATCATTGAATTACCGATTAAATCAAGTTTCCGTGAAGGTTTAACAGTACTCGAGTACTTTATTTCTACACACGGTGCCCGTAAAGGACTTGCCGATACAGCCCTTAAAACAGCTGACTCAGGTTACCTGACTCGCCGTCTGGTAGACGTAGCACAGGATGTCATCGTTCGTGATGATGATTGTGGAACTGACCGCGGATTGCTGATCGCATCTCTTAAAGATGGTACTGAAGTCATTGAAGCGCTTGAAGAGCGTCTGATTGGCCGTTATGCAAGAAGAAATATCAAACATCCTGAGACAAATGAAGTGATTGTAGCTGAAAACGGATTGATCACTGAAGATATTGCAGTTGAAATTGTTTCAGCCGGCATCGAAAAAGTATGGATCCGTTCCGCGTTCACATGCAACACACGTCATGGGGTTTGTAAAAAGTGCTACGGCCGCAACCTGGCAACCGGACAAGAGGTTGAAGTTGGTGAAGCAGTAGGTATCATCGCTGCCCAATCCATCGGTGAACCAGGTACACAGTTAACAATGCGTACGTTCCATACCGGTGGGGTAGCAGGAGACGATATCACTCAAGGTTTACCGCGTATCCAGGAAATCTTCGAAGCGCGTAACCCTAAAGGTCAGGCAGTCATTTCTGAAATTGATGGTGTGGTAGTTGGCATCAATGAAGGCCGTGACCGCCAGCATGAGATTGTTGTTCAGGGTGAAGTGGAGTCCAAGACGTATACAGCACCTTATACAGCCCGCTTAAAAGTAGCTGTAAACGATGAAGTAGTACGTGGACAGGAATTGACTGAAGGTTCTATTGACCCTAAAGAGTTAATTAAAGTAAAAGATGTAACAGCTGTTCAAGAATACTTGCTGCGTGAAGTTCAGAAGGTATACCGCATGCAGGGTGTTGAAATTGGCGATAAGCACATCGAGGTAATGGTACGCCAGATGCTTCGCAAAGTGCGTGTAATTGATGCAGCAGAAACAGATGTACTGCCAGGTACTCTGCTTGATATCCATCAATTTACAGATGCCAACGAAAAAGCCCTTCTTGCTGGCAAAATGCCTGCCACAGGACGTCCGGTTCTCCTTGGTATCACAAAAGCATCTCTTGAAACAGATTCATTCTTATCAGCAGCATCCTTCCAGGAGACGACAAGAGTTCTTACCGATGCAGCGATTAAAGGCAAGCGCGATGAGCTTCTTGGCCTGAAAGAGAATGTAATTATTGGTAAGCTTGTCCCTGCCGGAACAGGAATGCAGCGCTATAGAAGAGCAGAGCCTTATACAAATGAGGAAACTGCTGAAAATACTGTTACTGTAGAATAA